A genomic window from Salvelinus alpinus chromosome 10, SLU_Salpinus.1, whole genome shotgun sequence includes:
- the LOC139532482 gene encoding inhibin alpha chain-like, whose amino-acid sequence MRSGPSTVLSCALLLLWTQTLTQACQGDELPRDVVLDWFKQRLLDGLGLEQPPEPSHQAPGGGRERTEAGRGHRRSTRVGRAAWAQDHRRHHQESHEQVILFPSSDSTCDSSDSPSEKRATSHFTYYFQSSLDNQESAITSAHFWFYAGEGASRNITPLFLLTSDQQLLQVAEIPAKTTADGWTTYHLEHHLLTALTQGPFVLQVRCPACECHANEADKMPFLHLHTRPHGPDRSPRRAAATIPWFPSAIDLLMRPSQQKPEYSDCQREMINISFQELGWDNWIVHPKVLNFYYCHGTCSTLERTTAMLGIKQCCAPVPGTMKSLRFTTTSDGGYSFKYETLPNIIPEECTCI is encoded by the exons ATGCGGAGTGGTCCTTCTACCGTCCTCTCCTGTGCCCTGCTACTCCTGTGGACCCAGACCCTGACCCAGGCCTGCCAGGGGGACGAGCTGCCTCGTGACGTGGTGTTGGACTGGTTCAAACAGCGCCTCCTGGATGGGTTAGGGCTGGAGCAGCCCCCCGAGCCCAGCCACCAGGCCCCTGGcgggggcagagagagaacagaggcgGGACGAGGTCACCGGAGATCCACCAGGGTAGGGAGGGCAGCCTGGGCACAGGACCACAGGAGGCATCACCAGGAGAGCCATGAGCAAGTCATCCTCTTCCCCAGCTCTG ACTCTACCTGTGATAGCTCAGACTCCCCATCAGAGAAGAGAGCCACCAGCCACTTCACCTACTACTTCCAATCCTCACTAGACAACCAGGAGTCTGCCATCACCTCAGCCCATTTCTGGTTCTACGCCGGCGAGGGGGCCAGCAGGAACatcacccctctcttcctcctcacttcAGACCAGCAGCTCCTCCAGGTGGCTGAGATTCCGGCCAAGACCACCGCTGATGGCTGGACCACCTACCACTTGGAGCACCACCTCCTCACCGCCCTGACCCAAGGCCCCTTCGTACTCCAGGTGCGCTGCCCGGCCTGCGAATGCCATGCAAACGAAGCCGACAAAATGCCATTCCTCCACCTGCACACCCGACCTCACGGCCCAGACCGCTCCCCACGGCGAGCGGCCGCCACCATTCCCTGGTTCCCATCGGCCATCGACCTCCTGATGCGGCCATCGCAGCAGAAGCCAGAGTACAGCGACTGTCAGCGCGAGATGATCAACATCTCGTTCCAGGAGCTGGGCTGGGACAACTGGATCGTTCACCCGAAGGTTCTCAACTTCTACTACTGTCATGGCACCTGCTCGACTTTGGAGCGCACCACTGCTATGCTGGGGATCAAACAGTGCTGCGCTCCGGTCCCCGGGACCATGAAGTCATTACGGTTCACTACTACGTCTGACGGAGGGTACTCCTTTAAATACGAGACCCTGCCCAACATCATACCAGAGGAGTGCACCTGTATCTAG
- the LOC139532480 gene encoding gap junction gamma-1 protein-like — protein MSWSFLTRLLDEISNHSTFVGKIWLTVLIIFRIVLTAVGGETIYYDEQAKFVCNTQQPGCENVCYDAFAPLSHVRFWIFQVILITTPTIMYLGFAMHKIARMDDVEYRPLHRAGKKRMPIVTRGAQRDYEEAEDNGEEDPMITEEIEVEKDKGKVTEGSVKKHDGRRRIARDGLMKVYVCSLISRIAFEVAFLLGQYVLYGFQVIPFYVCTRSPCPHTVDCFVSRPTEKTIFLLVMYVVSLLCTTLTLLEILHLGVGGVRDTLRGRARRHPTPPLPPVARGSLCSSRHVPTAPPGYHTVLGKKDPSGKLKAEFREPLAGDYGRESLGDEASSRDLERLRKHLKMAQQHLDLAYQNEEGQGSPSRSSSPENNTTAAEQNRLNFAQEKQAAASEKGVHA, from the exons ATGAGCTGGAGCTTCCTGACGCGTCTCCTGGATGAGATCTCCAACCACAGCACGTTCGTGGGGAAGATCTGGCTGACTGTGCTCATCATCTTCCGCATCGTGCTGACGGCCGTGGGGGGCGAGACCATCTACTACGATGAACAGGCTAAGTTCGTCTGCAACACGCAGCAGCCCGGGTGTGAGAACGTCTGCTACGACGCCTTCGCTCCGCTCTCACACGTCCGCTTCTGGATCTTCCAG gtgATCCTGATCACCACCCCTACCATCATGTACTTGGGCTTTGCCATGCACAAGATCGCCCGCATGGACGATGTTGAGTACCGGCCTCTTCATCGCGCCGGGAAGAAGAGAATGCCCATCGTGACCCGGGGGGCACAGCGGGACTACGAGGAGGCAGAGGACAACGGAGAGGAGGACCCCATGATCACTGAGGAGATCGAGGTGGAGAAGGACAAAGGGAAGGTGACAGAAG GCTCTGTGAAGAAGCACGACGGTCGGCGGAGGATCGCGCGTGACGGCCTGATGAAGGTGTACGTGTGTTCGCTGATCTCGCGCATCGCCTTCGAAGTGGCCTTCCTGTTAGGCCAGTACGTCCTCTACGGCTTCCAGGTGATTCCTTTCTACGTGTGCACGCGCTCTCCCTGTCCGCATACGGTGGACTGCTTCGTCTCGCGGCCCACCGAGAAGACCATCTTCCTCCTGGTCATGTACGTGGTTTCTCTCCTCTGCACCACACTCACCCTCCTGGAGATTCTCCATCTGGGGGTCGGCGGGGTCCGCGACACCCTCCGCGGGCGCGCCAGACGCCACCCAACCCCACCTCTTCCCCCCGTGGCCCGGGGGTCCCTCTGCAGTTCCCGCCATGTGCCCACGGCCCCGCCAGGGTACCACACGGTCCTGGGGAAGAAGGACCCGTCAGGCAAGCTGAAGGCAGAGTTCAGAGAGCCGTTGGCGGGGGACTATGGGAGGGAGAGCCTGGGGGACGAGGCGTCCAGCAGAGACCTGGAGAGGCTGAGGAAGCACCTGAAGATGGCCCAGCAGCACCTGGACCTGGCCTACCAGAACGAGGAGGGCCAGGGGTCCCCGTCACGGAGCAGCAGTCCCGAGAACAACACCACGGCtgcagagcagaacagactcaACTTCGCTCAGGAGAAACAGGCGGCGGCCAGCGAGAAAG GAGTACATGCCTGA